The Kitasatospora sp. NBC_00374 genome has a segment encoding these proteins:
- a CDS encoding 4'-phosphopantetheinyl transferase, translated as MIERILPARVAAVESTSQTGAPTADLFPEELAYIARSVPHRQAEFGAVRRCARRALAALGQPAVPLVPGPRGEPRWPAGVVGSMTHCTGYRAAALAPADEVLSLGIDAEPDLPLPDGVLEAVGRPEELPGLARLGRAHPELHADRLLFSAKESVYKAWFPLTGLMLDFSEATLAFEPDGTFTARLLVPGPLVAGRRLPGFEGRWTASSGLVLTAVAVPHP; from the coding sequence GTGATCGAACGGATCCTGCCCGCCCGGGTCGCGGCGGTGGAGTCGACCTCGCAGACCGGGGCGCCGACCGCCGACCTCTTTCCCGAGGAACTCGCCTACATCGCACGCTCGGTGCCGCACCGCCAGGCCGAGTTCGGCGCCGTACGCCGGTGCGCCCGGCGCGCGCTCGCCGCCCTCGGACAGCCGGCCGTGCCGCTGGTCCCCGGACCGCGGGGCGAACCCCGCTGGCCCGCCGGGGTGGTGGGCAGCATGACGCACTGCACCGGCTACCGGGCGGCGGCGCTGGCCCCGGCCGACGAGGTGCTGAGCCTGGGGATCGACGCCGAGCCCGACCTCCCGCTGCCCGACGGCGTGCTGGAGGCGGTCGGCCGCCCCGAGGAACTGCCCGGGCTCGCCCGGCTCGGCCGTGCCCACCCGGAACTGCACGCAGACCGGCTGCTGTTCAGCGCCAAGGAGAGCGTCTACAAGGCGTGGTTCCCGCTGACCGGCCTGATGCTGGACTTCTCCGAGGCCACCCTTGCCTTCGAGCCGGACGGCACCTTCACCGCCCGGCTCCTGGTGCCGGGGCCGCTCGTCGCCGGCCGCCGCCTGCCGGGCTTCGAGGGCCGCTGGACGGCCTCGTCCGGGCTGGTCCTGACGGCGGTCGCGGTGCCCCACCCCTGA
- a CDS encoding transposase family protein — MRDGGGGRGARNGTGPAEQAGAGAQRPDTAAKRPGPPVTQLISAAEATWVQLLTGLGAVEFAQLLETLRPLAGDEGPRAGRRWTLCLGDRVLLVVAYWRTDLTMREVAALFGVSKSAADRIVGHLGPHLEFTSTLRRRRCRLIVRTHRTTDTDTVPPPAHPRDTDCSDCSQP; from the coding sequence ATGAGGGACGGCGGCGGTGGACGTGGTGCGAGGAACGGGACCGGCCCGGCCGAGCAGGCCGGCGCCGGGGCGCAGCGGCCCGACACCGCGGCAAAGCGGCCCGGGCCGCCCGTGACGCAGCTGATCAGCGCGGCGGAAGCGACCTGGGTGCAGCTGCTGACCGGCCTGGGCGCCGTGGAGTTCGCCCAGTTGCTGGAGACCCTGCGCCCGCTCGCCGGCGACGAGGGCCCGCGGGCCGGACGCCGCTGGACGCTCTGCCTGGGCGACCGCGTCCTGCTGGTGGTGGCCTACTGGCGCACCGATCTGACCATGCGTGAGGTGGCCGCGCTGTTCGGCGTCTCCAAGTCGGCCGCGGACCGGATCGTCGGCCATCTGGGCCCGCATCTGGAGTTCACCAGCACGCTGCGCCGGCGCCGGTGCCGACTGATCGTCAGGACCCACCGCACCACCGACACCGACACCGTCCCCCCGCCCGCACACCCGCGGGACACCGACTGTTCCGACTGTTCGCAGCCGTAG
- a CDS encoding AAA family ATPase, with amino-acid sequence MTARPELIERGDELLQLTRLTTDAVNGMGSVGLVAGPVATGKTVLLSALCDQAAAAGFVTLRAVGAEAESSTPLSTAGQLLRLAPLTPARHEHVQRLLRLAVSSTTAASTAGPQAQSAQLCGDLVQELCAVLFELSTLSPVLLCVDDVHHADDHSLQWLLFLIRRLGSARIAVVLAERTASQHPQPAFHAELLRQPNCHRVMLGPLTRQGVDELIGARLDQVHRTDAHRTDEVSAGELSAGVDALTGGNPLLVHALLDDLRTCTRLPTEMRPATLGAGYAFSQAVVSCLHRSEELALAVARGIAVLDEDSCSQVLGHLLDHSPASVERVIRGLDSAGLLEHGRFRHPAVRTAVLHDADADELSRLHFRAAHLLYTRGGTERAIAQLLLASGEPGEAWSTKVLCDVARQALVDGDAELARRCVEHAHRSCTDHRRQGEVLTLLAGVEWQLQAGNAVRHLPQLTAALRAGDLAERQSVVVLKYLLRHGRLTEASAILDHIMCQQWDVESRTAAELQTVKLLLSSSYPGALADLPPLGPCRVDEVSTPAAVRADPQLQAAAVLDEVLSGRAREHTFLAAEQVLRSLRLTYRSWEQAEFALLALIYGDQLERAALRCDQLLERIGHAAEGWRPPLLALRSQIAVRQGRLVDAERDAKTALETMPWQGWGVNIGLPLSTLLMAQTAMGKYEDAAELLNRPIPQAIYKTRYGLHYLHARGEFRLATNNSQAALDDFTICGEMMQDWDLDLPSVVAWRGAAARVHLQAGDLQQARILIDEQTRRLQPGPSRSRGMTVRLSAAVAELKHRPSLLRQAVDELQRSDSPIELALALADLGYAHQNLGDHKRSRIMMNRAWQLAKEHRAEPIQRGLSSLFSDVRDEASQVPGAAGTACTGGLSDAERRVASLAALGHTNREIARELFITVSTVEQHLTRVYRKLKVTRRSDLPGELCLATGSPAGTAAASYA; translated from the coding sequence ATGACGGCCCGACCCGAACTGATCGAGCGCGGCGATGAACTGCTTCAGCTGACCCGCCTCACAACCGACGCGGTGAACGGAATGGGATCGGTCGGCCTGGTGGCAGGTCCGGTCGCCACCGGCAAGACCGTTCTGCTCAGCGCGCTGTGCGACCAGGCCGCCGCAGCCGGCTTCGTCACCCTGCGAGCCGTCGGCGCGGAGGCCGAGAGCAGCACCCCGCTCAGCACCGCCGGCCAACTGCTGCGCCTCGCCCCGCTCACCCCGGCGCGGCACGAACACGTCCAGCGGCTGCTTCGCCTGGCCGTCTCCTCCACCACGGCCGCGTCCACCGCCGGACCGCAGGCCCAGAGCGCCCAGCTCTGCGGCGACCTCGTCCAGGAACTCTGCGCCGTCCTGTTCGAACTCTCCACCCTGTCACCGGTCCTGCTCTGCGTGGACGACGTCCACCACGCCGACGACCACTCCCTCCAGTGGCTGCTGTTCCTGATCCGCCGCCTCGGCTCGGCCCGGATAGCCGTGGTACTGGCCGAACGCACCGCCTCCCAGCACCCGCAGCCCGCCTTCCACGCCGAACTGCTGCGCCAGCCGAACTGCCACCGCGTCATGCTCGGCCCGCTCACCCGGCAGGGTGTGGACGAGCTCATCGGCGCCCGGCTCGACCAGGTCCACCGCACCGACGCCCACCGCACCGACGAGGTCTCCGCCGGTGAACTCTCCGCCGGCGTCGACGCCCTCACCGGCGGCAACCCGCTGCTGGTCCACGCCCTCCTGGACGACCTGCGGACCTGCACCCGGCTGCCCACCGAGATGCGGCCCGCCACCCTCGGCGCCGGCTACGCCTTCTCCCAGGCCGTCGTCAGCTGTCTGCACCGCAGCGAGGAGCTGGCGCTGGCCGTCGCCCGCGGCATCGCCGTCCTCGACGAGGACAGCTGCTCGCAGGTACTCGGTCACCTGCTGGACCACTCCCCCGCCTCGGTCGAGCGCGTCATCCGCGGCCTGGACTCCGCCGGGCTGCTGGAGCACGGCCGCTTCCGCCACCCCGCGGTGCGCACCGCCGTCCTGCACGACGCCGACGCCGACGAACTCAGCCGACTGCACTTCCGGGCCGCCCACCTGCTCTACACCCGCGGCGGCACCGAGCGGGCCATCGCCCAACTCCTGCTGGCCTCCGGCGAACCCGGCGAGGCCTGGAGCACCAAGGTGCTCTGCGACGTCGCCCGGCAGGCCCTGGTGGACGGTGACGCCGAACTGGCCCGGCGCTGCGTCGAACACGCCCACCGCAGCTGCACCGACCACCGCAGGCAGGGCGAGGTGCTCACCCTGCTGGCCGGCGTCGAATGGCAGCTCCAGGCCGGCAACGCCGTCCGCCACCTGCCCCAGCTGACCGCCGCCCTGCGGGCCGGGGACCTCGCCGAGCGCCAGTCCGTCGTCGTCCTCAAATACCTGCTGCGGCACGGCCGGCTCACCGAGGCCTCCGCCATCCTGGACCACATCATGTGCCAGCAGTGGGACGTGGAGAGCCGCACCGCCGCCGAACTGCAGACCGTCAAACTGCTGCTCTCCAGCTCCTACCCCGGCGCCCTCGCCGACCTGCCGCCGCTGGGACCGTGCCGCGTCGACGAGGTCAGCACCCCCGCCGCCGTCCGCGCCGACCCGCAGCTGCAGGCCGCCGCCGTCCTCGACGAGGTGCTCAGCGGCCGCGCCCGCGAGCACACCTTCCTCGCCGCCGAACAGGTCCTGCGCAGCCTTCGCCTGACCTACCGCTCCTGGGAGCAGGCCGAGTTCGCACTGCTCGCGCTGATCTACGGCGACCAGCTGGAACGCGCCGCACTCCGCTGCGACCAGCTACTGGAGCGGATCGGCCACGCCGCCGAGGGCTGGCGCCCCCCGCTGCTGGCCCTGCGCAGCCAGATCGCCGTCCGCCAGGGCCGGCTGGTCGACGCCGAACGCGACGCCAAGACCGCCCTGGAGACCATGCCCTGGCAGGGCTGGGGTGTGAACATCGGACTGCCCCTGTCCACCCTGCTGATGGCACAGACCGCGATGGGCAAGTACGAGGACGCCGCCGAACTCCTCAACCGCCCGATCCCGCAGGCGATCTACAAGACCCGCTACGGCCTGCACTACCTCCACGCGAGAGGCGAGTTCCGGCTCGCCACCAACAACTCCCAGGCCGCCCTCGACGACTTCACCATCTGCGGCGAGATGATGCAGGACTGGGACCTCGACCTGCCGAGCGTGGTGGCCTGGCGCGGCGCCGCCGCGCGGGTGCACCTGCAGGCCGGCGACCTCCAGCAGGCCAGGATCCTGATCGACGAACAGACCCGGCGCCTGCAGCCCGGCCCGTCCCGCTCCCGCGGCATGACCGTGCGCCTGAGCGCCGCCGTCGCCGAGCTCAAGCACCGCCCCTCGCTGCTGCGCCAGGCGGTCGACGAGCTCCAGCGCAGCGACTCCCCCATCGAACTCGCCCTGGCGCTGGCCGACCTCGGCTACGCGCACCAGAACCTCGGCGACCACAAGCGCTCCCGGATCATGATGAACCGGGCCTGGCAGCTGGCCAAGGAACACCGCGCCGAGCCCATCCAGCGCGGGCTCTCCAGCCTCTTCTCCGACGTCCGCGACGAGGCCTCGCAGGTGCCCGGCGCGGCCGGCACCGCCTGCACGGGCGGGCTCAGCGACGCCGAACGGCGGGTCGCCTCCCTTGCCGCACTCGGACACACCAACCGGGAGATCGCCCGGGAACTGTTCATCACCGTCAGCACCGTGGAGCAGCACCTGACCCGGGTCTACCGCAAGCTGAAGGTCACCCGGCGCAGCGACCTGCCGGGCGAACTCTGCCTGGCCACCGGCAGCCCGGCCGGCACGGCGGCGGCCAGCTACGCCTGA
- a CDS encoding flavin monoamine oxidase family protein, translating to MSPATGDLSRDLTAPLTMFGPDFPFAYDDWLRHPAGLGRVPAERLGAAVAVVGGGVAGLVAAYELMRLGLRPVLYEAGVLGGRMRAVPFPADPGVTAEVGAMRFPLSATTLFHYVDALGLTTSPFPNPLAAHTPSTVVHLHGERRLARTVDDLPPVFREVADAWEKTLLEQAELSVMEDSVRRRDAPLLKAVWNRMVRTMDDQSFYGFLAASPYFRSFRHREIFGQVGFGTGGWDTDFPNSILEVLRVVYTGADQDQVRLVGGTGRLVDGLWTRPAGPGGHWPAGTSLASLHGGRPRPGVRALRRAGDGVEVTAADGVREHYPAVVFTPHVWTLLNRIECDPALLSQAHWTAVERTHYMGASKLFVLTDRPFWLDVDPRTGADVMSMTLTDRAPRGVYLFDEGPDRPGVICLSYTWNDDSLKLATLSDEERLEVLLVRLAEIYPDVDLRGHIIGAPITVTWETEPLFMGAFKANLPGQYRYQRRLFTQFVQDGFPAGQRGFFLAGDDVSWTAGFAEGAVTTALNAVWGVVRHLGGACDPANPGPGDVFDEIAPVLLPEE from the coding sequence ATGTCTCCCGCTACCGGCGACCTCTCGCGTGACCTGACCGCTCCGCTGACGATGTTCGGCCCCGACTTCCCGTTCGCCTACGACGACTGGCTGCGGCACCCGGCCGGGCTCGGCCGGGTGCCGGCCGAGCGGCTCGGCGCCGCGGTGGCGGTGGTGGGCGGTGGCGTGGCCGGCCTGGTGGCCGCGTACGAGTTGATGCGGCTGGGGCTGCGGCCGGTGCTGTACGAGGCCGGTGTGCTGGGCGGCCGGATGCGGGCGGTGCCCTTCCCGGCCGATCCGGGGGTGACGGCGGAGGTCGGCGCGATGCGCTTCCCGCTGTCGGCGACGACGCTGTTCCACTATGTCGACGCGCTCGGCCTGACGACCAGTCCGTTCCCCAACCCGCTCGCGGCGCACACGCCGAGCACGGTGGTGCACCTGCACGGCGAGCGGCGGCTGGCGCGGACGGTGGACGATCTGCCGCCGGTGTTCCGTGAGGTCGCCGACGCCTGGGAGAAGACGCTGCTGGAACAGGCCGAGCTGAGCGTCATGGAGGACTCGGTGCGGCGCCGGGACGCCCCGCTGCTCAAGGCGGTGTGGAACCGCATGGTGCGCACCATGGACGACCAGTCCTTCTACGGGTTCCTGGCCGCCTCGCCGTACTTCCGGTCGTTCCGGCACCGGGAGATCTTCGGACAGGTGGGCTTCGGCACCGGCGGCTGGGACACCGACTTCCCCAACTCCATCCTGGAGGTGCTGCGGGTGGTGTACACCGGCGCCGACCAGGACCAGGTCCGGCTGGTCGGCGGCACCGGGCGGCTGGTGGACGGGCTGTGGACCCGGCCGGCCGGGCCGGGCGGCCACTGGCCGGCCGGCACCTCGCTGGCCTCGCTGCACGGCGGCCGTCCACGGCCGGGGGTGCGGGCGCTGCGGCGGGCCGGGGACGGGGTCGAGGTCACGGCCGCCGACGGGGTCCGCGAGCACTATCCGGCGGTGGTCTTCACCCCGCACGTGTGGACGCTGCTGAACCGCATCGAGTGCGATCCGGCCCTGCTGTCGCAGGCGCACTGGACGGCCGTGGAGCGGACCCACTACATGGGCGCCTCGAAGCTCTTCGTGCTCACGGACCGGCCGTTCTGGCTGGATGTCGATCCCCGGACCGGGGCCGACGTGATGAGCATGACGCTCACCGACCGTGCACCCCGCGGGGTGTATCTCTTCGACGAGGGACCGGACCGCCCGGGGGTCATATGCCTTTCGTACACGTGGAATGACGACTCGCTGAAGTTGGCCACGCTGAGCGACGAGGAACGGCTGGAGGTCCTGCTCGTGCGGCTGGCGGAAATCTATCCCGATGTTGATCTCCGTGGGCATATCATCGGAGCACCCATTACGGTGACCTGGGAGACCGAGCCACTCTTCATGGGGGCCTTCAAGGCGAACCTCCCCGGGCAGTACCGCTACCAGCGGCGGCTGTTCACCCAGTTCGTACAGGACGGCTTTCCGGCCGGCCAGCGCGGGTTCTTCCTGGCCGGGGACGACGTCTCCTGGACGGCGGGGTTCGCCGAGGGTGCGGTCACCACCGCGCTCAACGCGGTCTGGGGAGTGGTGCGCCATCTGGGTGGCGCCTGCGATCCGGCCAATCCCGGCCCCGGAGACGTCTTCGACGAGATCGCGCCCGTCCTCCTGCCGGAGGAGTGA
- a CDS encoding metallophosphoesterase: MTNHPGAAHGTLFATSDLHIGYQENRAIVEGLRPAAPNDWLIVAGDIGEIMADVRWALGLLAERFATVVWAPGNHELWTHPADPVALRGVRRYEHLVALCRELGVHTPEDPYPVWHGEGGPVRIAPLFVGYDYTFLPPGAATKAQALARAHESGAVCSDEYLLHPDPYPSREAWCRARVAATERRLAEADPAVPTILVNHYPLVREPTDVLYYPELAQWCGTTATADWHTRYNVAAVVYGHLHIPRRTRHDGVRFQEVSVGYPREWRRRGPDVPSGLTRILPERGTR; this comes from the coding sequence TTGACGAACCACCCCGGCGCGGCGCACGGCACGCTCTTCGCCACCAGCGACCTGCACATCGGCTACCAGGAGAACCGCGCGATCGTCGAGGGCCTGCGGCCCGCGGCGCCGAACGACTGGCTGATCGTCGCCGGTGACATCGGCGAGATCATGGCGGACGTCCGGTGGGCGCTCGGACTGCTCGCCGAGCGGTTCGCCACCGTGGTCTGGGCGCCCGGCAACCACGAGCTGTGGACCCATCCGGCGGACCCGGTGGCCCTGCGCGGGGTACGGCGCTACGAGCACCTCGTCGCGCTCTGCCGCGAGCTGGGCGTGCACACCCCTGAGGACCCCTACCCGGTCTGGCACGGCGAGGGCGGGCCGGTGCGGATCGCGCCGCTGTTCGTCGGCTACGACTACACCTTCCTGCCCCCGGGCGCCGCGACCAAGGCCCAGGCGCTGGCGCGGGCCCACGAGAGCGGCGCGGTCTGCTCCGACGAGTACCTGCTGCACCCCGACCCCTACCCGAGCCGGGAGGCCTGGTGCCGGGCCCGGGTGGCGGCCACCGAACGGCGGCTCGCCGAGGCCGATCCGGCGGTGCCCACCATCCTGGTCAACCACTACCCGCTGGTGCGCGAGCCGACCGACGTCCTGTACTACCCGGAGCTCGCGCAGTGGTGCGGCACCACGGCCACCGCCGACTGGCACACCCGCTACAACGTGGCGGCCGTCGTCTACGGCCACCTGCACATCCCCCGGCGCACCCGCCACGACGGCGTGCGCTTCCAGGAGGTGTCGGTCGGCTACCCGCGCGAGTGGCGCCGCCGAGGCCCCGACGTGCCCTCGGGCCTGACCCGGATCCTGCCGGAGCGGGGCACCCGGTGA
- a CDS encoding class I adenylate-forming enzyme family protein, translated as MAAKILAEDSAVTLAAFEQDTLRVAQVLRERGVGLGSRVLLKAGNSASYVSVLFALMHVGASIVLLDQQERAEATGSVVRRSGAKLVLVDDDAPVPADVDPVHLYELISAAPEVRVTDEHLDFGAWSDLDDALIMWSSGSTGEPKGIVKNGGRFLRNLERNAHHMGHRADDVLLPLLPFSHQYGLSMVLIAWIVQGSLVIAPYKRLDRALRMAGPSGATVLDATPATYRSILGILRQKPALERSLGAVRMFCSGAAPLDQALTDLYVEQFGLPLLDSYGSTEAGNVAFATSDNPVSCGRVMDGLRIRVVDDEDHEVPADVVGELLVETPDVMIGYLTGDGGVDPVPQDVFRTGDLGYLDTDGNLFVLGRKFAVHRNGYTLYPEIVERKAATGGCATRIVALPDERRGSSLVFFVEDEQLREAAHWRGLLNELLPAYEQPNRVVVLERFPLNRNGKPDKRRMTELALAGAGQAAA; from the coding sequence ATGGCGGCAAAGATCCTCGCGGAGGACTCGGCGGTGACCCTCGCCGCGTTCGAGCAGGACACCCTGAGGGTCGCGCAGGTCCTGCGCGAACGCGGTGTCGGGCTCGGCAGCAGGGTACTGCTGAAGGCCGGGAACTCCGCCAGCTACGTGTCGGTCCTGTTCGCCCTGATGCACGTGGGCGCCTCGATCGTGCTGCTCGACCAGCAGGAGCGGGCGGAGGCCACCGGCTCCGTCGTCCGGCGGTCCGGCGCCAAACTCGTCCTGGTGGACGACGACGCCCCGGTGCCGGCCGACGTCGACCCCGTGCACCTCTACGAGCTCATCTCCGCGGCCCCCGAGGTCCGGGTCACCGACGAGCACCTGGACTTCGGTGCCTGGAGCGACCTCGACGACGCCCTGATCATGTGGTCCTCCGGCTCGACCGGCGAGCCCAAGGGCATCGTCAAGAACGGCGGCCGGTTCCTGAGGAACCTGGAGCGCAACGCCCACCACATGGGCCACCGCGCCGACGACGTGCTGCTGCCGCTGCTGCCGTTCTCCCACCAGTACGGCCTGTCGATGGTCCTGATCGCCTGGATCGTGCAGGGCTCCCTCGTCATCGCCCCCTACAAGCGCCTCGACCGCGCCCTGCGGATGGCCGGCCCTTCGGGCGCCACCGTCCTGGACGCCACCCCGGCGACGTACCGCAGCATCCTCGGCATCCTGCGCCAGAAGCCGGCCCTGGAGCGCTCGCTCGGCGCGGTGCGGATGTTCTGCAGCGGCGCCGCCCCCCTCGACCAGGCCCTCACCGACCTGTACGTGGAGCAGTTCGGCCTGCCGCTGCTGGACAGCTACGGCAGCACCGAGGCCGGCAACGTGGCCTTCGCGACCTCGGACAACCCGGTCTCCTGCGGCCGGGTCATGGACGGCCTGCGGATCCGGGTCGTCGACGACGAGGACCACGAGGTGCCGGCCGACGTGGTCGGCGAACTGCTGGTCGAGACACCGGACGTGATGATCGGCTATCTGACCGGCGACGGCGGTGTCGACCCCGTCCCGCAGGACGTCTTCCGCACCGGGGACCTCGGCTACCTGGACACCGACGGGAACCTCTTCGTCCTCGGCCGGAAGTTCGCCGTGCACCGCAACGGCTACACCCTCTACCCGGAGATCGTCGAGCGCAAGGCCGCCACCGGCGGCTGCGCCACCCGCATCGTGGCGCTGCCGGACGAGCGCCGCGGCAGCAGCCTGGTCTTCTTCGTGGAGGACGAGCAGCTGCGCGAGGCCGCCCACTGGCGCGGCCTGCTGAACGAGCTGCTGCCCGCGTACGAGCAGCCGAACCGGGTGGTGGTCCTGGAGCGCTTCCCGCTCAACCGCAACGGCAAGCCTGACAAGCGCCGGATGACGGAACTGGCGCTCGCCGGGGCCGGCCAGGCGGCCGCCTGA
- a CDS encoding carbon-nitrogen hydrolase family protein yields MRIACWQAACGSPDVPHLLARLREAARRAAREGAQLLVAPEMTVGGYPLRPGTLARAAEPLDGPHCAAISEIAREFSIAVVHGWPEDDGTGVYNAARLVAADGGTLAAYRKAHLFGDVDTSRFVPGDHGVVQARLGGLTVGLLVCYDVEFPESVRAHAMAGSQLLVVPTALMRPWEFVARTLVPARAFESQLYVAYTNWIGERGGLDFCGLTTVAAPDGTRVTLEDPVEGLLLADVDPAVVAKARADTPYLLDRRPELYEGLPARLG; encoded by the coding sequence ATGAGGATTGCTTGCTGGCAGGCCGCGTGCGGCTCCCCCGACGTCCCGCATCTGCTGGCGCGGTTGCGCGAGGCGGCCCGGCGGGCCGCGCGGGAGGGGGCGCAGCTGCTGGTGGCGCCGGAGATGACCGTGGGCGGCTACCCGCTGCGGCCCGGCACGCTGGCCCGGGCGGCCGAGCCGTTGGACGGCCCGCACTGTGCGGCGATCTCGGAGATCGCCCGCGAGTTCTCGATCGCCGTGGTGCACGGCTGGCCGGAGGACGACGGCACCGGGGTGTACAACGCGGCCCGGCTGGTGGCCGCGGACGGCGGCACGCTGGCGGCCTACCGCAAGGCGCACCTGTTCGGCGACGTGGACACCTCCCGTTTCGTGCCGGGCGACCACGGTGTGGTGCAGGCGCGGCTCGGCGGTCTGACGGTGGGTCTGCTGGTCTGCTACGACGTGGAGTTCCCGGAGTCGGTGCGGGCGCACGCGATGGCCGGCTCGCAGCTGCTGGTGGTGCCGACGGCGCTGATGCGGCCCTGGGAGTTCGTCGCCAGGACGCTGGTGCCGGCCCGGGCGTTCGAGAGCCAGCTGTACGTGGCCTACACCAACTGGATCGGCGAGCGGGGCGGCCTGGACTTCTGCGGGCTGACCACGGTGGCCGCCCCGGACGGCACGCGGGTGACGCTGGAGGATCCCGTCGAGGGACTGCTGCTGGCGGACGTCGACCCGGCCGTGGTGGCGAAGGCGCGCGCCGACACTCCCTATCTCCTCGACCGGCGTCCCGAGCTCTACGAGGGTCTGCCCGCCCGGCTGGGCTGA
- a CDS encoding thioesterase II family protein, which translates to MTVPTNAEYDLWIRRFHQAPDAPVRLLCLPHAGGSASFYFPVSAALSPRIEVLAAQYPGRQDRRAEPSIGTVAELADRIHRVLGAVEDDRPLAIFGHSMGATLGFELARRLEADGRPPAVLFVSGRRGPATHREETVHLRDDDGLVAELKSLSGTNTALLGDEEILRMILPAIRNDYRAIETYRRPEGGPLTGPIVALIGDDDVKSTVEEAKAWAEETSGAFTLRVFPGGHFYLAAHQQAVLAEITDALAAHAS; encoded by the coding sequence ATGACCGTGCCCACCAACGCCGAGTACGACCTCTGGATCCGCCGCTTCCACCAGGCCCCGGACGCCCCGGTGCGCCTGCTCTGTCTGCCGCACGCCGGAGGCTCGGCGAGCTTCTACTTCCCGGTGTCGGCGGCGCTGTCCCCGCGGATCGAGGTGCTGGCGGCGCAGTACCCGGGCCGCCAGGACCGCCGGGCCGAGCCGAGCATCGGGACCGTCGCCGAACTGGCCGACCGCATCCACCGGGTGCTGGGCGCGGTGGAGGACGACCGCCCGCTGGCGATCTTCGGCCACAGCATGGGCGCGACCCTCGGCTTCGAGCTGGCCCGCCGGCTGGAGGCGGACGGGCGGCCCCCGGCGGTGCTGTTCGTCTCCGGTCGGCGCGGGCCTGCCACGCACCGCGAGGAGACCGTCCACCTGCGGGACGACGACGGACTCGTGGCGGAACTCAAGTCGCTCAGCGGCACGAACACCGCGCTGCTCGGCGACGAGGAGATCCTGCGGATGATCCTGCCGGCGATCCGCAACGACTACCGGGCGATCGAGACCTACCGCCGGCCGGAGGGCGGTCCGCTCACCGGCCCGATCGTGGCGCTGATCGGGGACGACGACGTGAAGTCGACCGTGGAGGAGGCCAAGGCCTGGGCGGAGGAGACCAGCGGCGCCTTCACCCTGCGGGTTTTCCCGGGCGGGCACTTCTACCTGGCGGCCCACCAGCAGGCCGTACTGGCCGAGATCACCGACGCGCTGGCCGCGCACGCCTCCTGA
- a CDS encoding ACP S-malonyltransferase — MTTGEPASSAIVFPAMGPSRFADFSRFMVANAAARERFAVADEVLGHSVFDALRASDDDYSEVAQVTSFVTSLALVDWGLATGRQAPADYCAGVSFGKLAAAAHADVLPFEEAVRLVAETARCEREYFAEHHSDIVTHSFVKIGPEQLDALLAELAAADEWYELSSHLDHDLYMVSLSERALDGFKKRIGACGGYSLYTMRPPAHASIFQPLRDRVEQDVLAGYRLRDPRLPIVSDQDGSLVESAEQAAEWILGGFVRPMRWPGIVDTLAGRGVDRIAIVGRDRLLRRLKCTVDNFTTSTLAPDSALKPAA, encoded by the coding sequence ATGACGACCGGTGAGCCGGCGAGCAGCGCAATCGTCTTCCCCGCGATGGGCCCCTCGCGCTTCGCCGACTTTAGCCGCTTCATGGTGGCGAACGCAGCCGCCAGGGAACGCTTCGCGGTGGCCGACGAGGTGCTCGGCCACAGCGTCTTCGACGCGCTGCGCGCGAGCGACGACGACTACTCCGAGGTCGCCCAGGTGACCTCCTTCGTGACCTCGCTGGCCCTGGTCGACTGGGGCCTGGCGACCGGACGGCAGGCGCCCGCCGACTACTGCGCCGGGGTGAGCTTCGGCAAGCTGGCCGCCGCCGCCCACGCCGACGTGCTGCCCTTCGAGGAGGCGGTGCGCCTGGTCGCGGAGACCGCCCGCTGCGAGCGCGAGTACTTCGCCGAGCATCACAGCGACATCGTCACCCACTCCTTCGTCAAGATCGGTCCCGAGCAGCTGGACGCGCTGCTCGCCGAACTCGCGGCCGCCGACGAGTGGTACGAACTCTCCTCGCACCTGGACCACGACCTCTACATGGTCTCGCTGTCCGAACGGGCGCTGGACGGCTTCAAGAAGCGCATCGGCGCCTGCGGCGGCTACTCGCTCTACACCATGCGCCCGCCCGCCCACGCGAGCATCTTCCAGCCGCTGCGCGACCGGGTCGAGCAGGACGTGCTGGCCGGCTACCGGCTGCGGGACCCGCGGCTGCCGATCGTCTCCGACCAGGACGGCTCGCTGGTGGAGAGCGCCGAGCAGGCCGCCGAGTGGATCCTCGGAGGCTTCGTCCGGCCGATGCGCTGGCCCGGCATCGTCGACACCCTGGCCGGCCGGGGCGTCGACCGGATCGCCATCGTCGGGCGCGACCGGCTGCTGCGCCGCCTCAAGTGCACCGTCGACAACTTCACCACCAGCACGCTCGCACCCGACTCGGCGCTCAAGCCCGCGGCGTGA